AGTGTGGATGGCGACATGTCCACCAACGACACGGCCATTCTCTTGGCGAATGGCCTGGCTGAAAATGAACTCCTGAAAGAAATGAATAGCGATGCTGAAATCTTTGAAAAAAAGTTGGAAGAAGTAGCCCGTTACTTGGCCATCAAAATGGTAGAAGACGGCGAAGGCGCCACCAAAGTGGTAGAGATTAACATTGAAGGCGCCAAAAATGAAAAAGAGGCCAGACTCGCTGCCTACGCGGTCGCCCGATCGGAGCTGGTGAAAACTTCTTTTTTTGGACAGGATCCCAACTGGGGCCGTGTTTTTGCGGCCGTCGGTTATTCAGGCGCAACTTTCGACCCCAAACAGGTCGATATTTATTATGGTAAGGTCAAGCTGGTTTCGAAGGGCATCGCTGTGCAAGGAAAGTCGGAAGCCAAGGCCCATCAAATCATGAAGGCCCCTTATTTTACGGTGCGTGTCCAACTGAATCAGGGAAATGGTTTTTTCAGGGTTTGGACCAGCGATTTGAATTACAATTATGTGAAGATTAATGCAGAATACAGGACTTAAGTTCTCGGTAAAAAAACCGTTCCTACCTTTACACGATGAAATTTCAATTCAGCAAAGTTAATGATTTTCTTTCCAAACACAGTGATCTTTCCCTTGCGGGAATGGTCATGGTGGTGTTGGCCCTGATCTTTGTTCCACTTCCCATCCCCCTGAACAACCTGCTCATTGGTTGTAACTTAGGGCTAAGCGTACTTATTTTACTGGTTTCTCTTTATATTACCGATCCGCTCAAACTCGCTTCCTTTCCTACCATTTTGTTAATGACCACTATTTTTCGTTTGGGGCTCAATATTGCTTCTACCCGACTTATTTTGACTCAAGCCAATGCCGGTGGAATCATCGATAAAATTGCTGAGTTGGTGATTGGGGGAAGTGAAGTTGTGGGTTTCATACTCTTCATCATCATCACCTTGGTAAATTTCATCGTCGTGGCCAAAGGTGCCGAGCGTGTCTCGGAAGTAGGCGCTCGTTTCACACTGGATGCCATGCCTGGCAAGCAGATGAGTATTGATGCCGATTTGCGGGCAGGGGTCATTAATATGGAGCAGGCCATGGAACGACGTTCCATCTTGCAACGGGAAGCCCAGATGTATGGTGCCATGGATGGTGCCATGAAGTTTGTTAAAGGAGATGCTATTGCCGGTATTATTATTACCGTCATCAATCTCATCGGCGGTTTTCTCATCGGAATGTTGGGGAGAGATTTGGATGCCCTTCAATCGCTACACACTTATAGTCGACTGACCATCGGAGATGGCATTGGGGCACAAATTCCGGCCTTAATGATTTCACTGGCAGCCGGTGTAGTGGTCACTCGCGTGGGTGCTGGAGATAAAGGCGAAACCAATTTGGGTCGTGATATTGTAGGGCAGATGACGGCCTATCCCAAACCCTATATCATTGGTTCAGTCATTTTTGCCTTAATGGCCGCAGCGATGTTGGAACCGGCCTTTTTGTTTGTTTCTATTGGATTGGGGGCCATGGCATTTTTTCAGACCCGAGGTAAAAAAGTTGAAACCCAGGAAATGGCGGATGTGCCCAAAGAACAGGTCATCAAAAAGGCCATTGAAAAACATCCCGATATTCTGCCTTTCATTATGCCTTCTCCCGTTTCCCTTGAAGTAGGGGAGGCCATCATTCCCTGGGTGGATGACAGTCAGGACGGCGGGCGCTTTATCAACGAGCTTATCCCACTATTACGTCATGGTCTCTATTATGAATTGGGTGTTAACTTTCCAGGGATCCAGGTGCGAGGACAAAATGTAGATCTGGAACCTGAAAGTTATGTGATCAACATCAACGAGGTCCCCGTTGCCAAAGGCCGGATTTATCGCGGCTGTATTTTGGTGGGTGAACCTCTGGAACAACTTTCGCTCTTTAATATCAAAGGGGTCGAAACTATTCACCCGGTTGATGGATCCATCGTGACCTGGATAGCCGAAGAACACAAAGAAACTGCGGTGCAGGCGGGATTCAGAATGTGGGATGTGTCCGAATATCTCATTTTGCATTTGTCTTATCTGCTTCGAAAACATGCGCACGAATTTTTGGGCCTGCAGGAGATTCAGACTTTACTCAACGAACTGGAAAAGTCGCATCCGGCACTCATCAAAGAATTGGTGCCCAAGGTGATTACCGTCTTGCAGCTTTCCGAAATTTTTCAACGCCTGGTTCAAGAGGAAATTTCCATTCGCGATTTAAAATCCATCTTTTCTACTCTGGCTCAATGGGCCGAGGTGGAACGAAATACTTTGGTACTCACCGAACACATTCGAGGGGGATTGAAACGCTACATCACTCACCGATATGCCGGCCATGCCAATACCCTGGCGGTTTACCTGTTAGATCCTGAAATTGAAGACATGGTACGCAATGCTATCCGTAGCACCGAAAAAGGAAACTATCTGGCACTGGAGCCCGAGTACACCCAAGAAATCGTAGAGGCGGTTGGTAAAGAAATCGCTTCGCATCCTTTTCCTCCCGGTGCCCGTCCTCCGGTTATTTTAACCACCGCTGAAATTCGGCGTTACTTCAGAAAAATTATCGAACTGGAATTCCCTCAACTGGCGGTGCTTTCTTATCAGGAGCTGGCAGAGAACCTGCGCATACAGCCCATTGCGCGCATTGCCCTAATGCGGCAAGCGGCGTAACCCTTCCTCACCCCCCGCCCACTCCTTTTTCCCCTTACGAAATACCTCAGGCTGAGGCTTTTCGGCTCTTAGAATTTTTTCCTCATGCTTGCTTCTTCCAATTTCTGCGGGATAGGCGCTGGCATTCCAGAACAGGCTTTGATAGCCATGGACAACTTTTTTTTCGGAATTCAAATCGATTTCAATCAGGGCATTAAAAGACAGTTCTACGGCTGAAAAAGCCAGGCGCATCAAGGCTTCAGAACGATCGGGACAATTCACGACATTCACTTTAGTTTTTGAGCGTCTCAATACCGGAGTTTGGGTGACCTTCTTGAAAAATAAACTTACCTGTTTTGCCTGTTCCATTTTTTTGGAATATTCCTGCAGCGCTGGAAGCACCTGTTGATCGTAGCAAGGGACACAATAAGCATTGTGCCGAAGGAATTCGGGGATGGAATTTAGAAATGAAAAAGAGGAGTCTTCAACAAATTGAAGGCAATCTTTGCAAAATAAATTTTGACAAATTCCACAGTGGAGATTGCTTTTAAGAGAGGCCTTTTCCTGACGGCAAAATGAGCAAACCAAGGGCTTTGTGTGAGTTTGAGTGGATATTTTTGGCATGCTATTTTGTAACTCCCACTGCATAGGTCACTGTTTTAGGCATGCTGATCCCTCCGATAAAATTACCGGCCAACTTGAGAGTAGGAGTCTGTGAGAGGGCTTGCTGCAAGGTCTTGAGGATCTTTCCATAACCTAAGGCATATTGAGGAATGGCTTTCGAGTGCTTACGCAGCTGCAAAATGGAAGGGGTTGAAGAAAGTGTAAAAAGGTCCTGGATTTCTTCCGAGACGATGGCGCGGATTTGAGACTCTTCTGCTTCAACAAGATCACGCCTGCGCACACCGCCTGCATAAGCAGTGAGATAATGATTTTCCTGGTCTCCAAAAAGAGAGGGGAAAACGGAGGAGTTCCACAAGACTCCCAAAATTCGCCTCTTTTCCATCGAGGGAAGGAGAATTCCAAAACCTTCGAAGGGATAATTTTCTTTTTTGGGCACTTTAAGATGGACCGTCACCACAGGCGCATAGTCAATCTGCGACAGGGCTTGAGAGGCGTCTGGCAAAGATTTCTTCAACAGTGCAGCAGAGACATAAGCGGGTGTGGTGAGATAGAGATTTTTTGTTTCGTATTCATTCTGATCTGTGAGAACTTGAAAAGTTTGGCCTTGAGGGAGGATCTCTTGCACCTGTTCACCCAGATGCAGCCGTTCCTTTCCTAATTTTTCCTCGGCCTTCTGAAAGAGCGAAGCTAATCCTTGTTTGAGTTCATAAGATTTGGGGACTGCCTTTGCTGTCTTTCGTTGGGAGATCAGGTGGCGGATGAGTGAAGAGGATTTTGCCTCGGCCTCAGCCATGGTCGGCATGGCCTCTGGAAGTGAAAGCGCCGCGGCATCCCCCGCGTAGATCCCGGAGACAAAGGGATCAGCAAAAGAATCAGCGACTTCCAGCCCAAAGTGTCTCACAAAAAAATCACGGATGGATTCTTCGTCCTTCATTTTTGCAGGCACATAAAGGGCCTCTTTCAAAAATCTTATTTTTCCCCTCAAGGACAGGGCCTGGGTTGAGAGGATCTCCGGTGGTCCGGCCGGTAGACGAATAATTTTCCCCTTTTTGAGTATGTATCGAAAGTGGGCAGCAGTGCTGGGTTCCAGAAGGTCTTCTTTCATTCCCAGCATTTCCAAAAGATCAAAAATATCGTCGGTCTGATTGGTGAAAGAATTGGGGCCAAACTCGAAGCAGGCCTCAGGCGTCAGCAGGGTGTCAATTTTGCCGCCCAGCCTCGAAGCGGATTCGAGAACACAGAATTCTTTTCCCTGGTTCAGGAGATGAACGGCAATGGTGGTCCCGGCTAGCCCTCCCCCAATCACAAGATTATCAATTTGGATCATGTGGCCTCTCTTCGGTGTGGATCAATCTCTTTGACATAGAAAATTTTACCTAGCATAGATTTGGCGCATAAATCCATCGACATCCCATTTATTTTTCAGAAAGATTAATATGAATTTTCAAACCTGGTTTACTGCGCAACATCCCCAAATTTCTCAGGCCTCTGCAGAGGCCGTTTTAAAACTGTGTACGAGTTTCATAAAAAATGGGTAACGATGTCCCAGAATATGAAAAATTATAAACTCATCCTCCAATACCATGGTGCCGGTTTTTGTGGCTGGCAGATGCAGAATGATAAGATTTCGATCCAAAGCGAGCTGATTCGAGCTCTCGAAAAAATTTTTCGACAAAAAATTACTGTGATTGCCTCAGGTCGCACGGATGCGGGAGTGCACGCTCTGGGGCAGGTGGTTTCATTCCGATGTGAAGGGGGGCTGACAAAAGATCGATTAAAAGCGGCGATTAATTTTTATTTGGGGCCTGAAATTATTGTGAGCAAAATTGAAGAGGTAGATTTCGATTTTCACGCTCAAAAAGATGCCAAGCAAAAGCTGTATCGCTATCTCATTCTCAATCAGACACTTCCGCATCCTTTGCTTATCGACGCGACCTGGCATGTGCCTTTCAAAATAAATTGGAAGCTTGTTCAGGCAGGGCTGAAGCTTCTCGAGGGCAAAAAAGATTTTAGGGCCTTTCAGTCGGTGGGCACTCCGGTGAAATCCACTGTACGTACGCTTTTTTCAGCAAAGCTTAAAAAAATAAAAACTCCTTACGAAGTTTCTCTGTACGCCATCGAGTGGATTGCGGACGGTTTTCTCAAACAGATGGTTCGCAATATGGTGGGAACGCTGGTGGATGTGGGTCGAGGTAAAATCAGCCTGGACCAATTGGAAGAAGTACTCCGCTCTTGTGATCGTAAAAAAGCTGGCCCCGCTGCACCCGCTCAGGGCTTGTATTTAGTGAAAGTGGACTATTTCTAAACCCATTTCTCCGCTCCTTGATTTTATTTCTCTCTTGAGGCCCGGGGTCGTCCTTGCTTTTCAAAAAATCAGCAGGTCGATGAGCTGCATGGCATTGAAAACAATCGTTGCTCAGTTTATCAAAGCCTTCATAAATCTTTTTATCTTTCTTTTTGGAGAGTTTTTTCAGCTCTGTTACTTGACTTGACACATTGGCAGTATATTGCTTGTAGACCTCATCTTTATCTAATTTCTGCATTTCGTGAATGATATTCTCGATCTCTTTGATAGAAACATCAATAGTTTCCCAATCGGGCTGTTTTTCTTTCACTCTTAAGATTTCAAGTCCTGCCACCAAACTACCAAAACGATACATCGATTTTTTGAGATCTTGGATGACCTGAGGATTTGAATCCAGTATAATTGCAGGTCCGGAGATAAGTGTGTGGCACAGAATTAGAGTTAAGGAAAATAGAGCGATTACAGTCAGAAATGTTTTTATTTTTTTCATAAGAAGCTCCTGTTTGTCAT
The nucleotide sequence above comes from Deltaproteobacteria bacterium. Encoded proteins:
- the sctV gene encoding type III secretion system export apparatus subunit SctV; translated protein: MKFQFSKVNDFLSKHSDLSLAGMVMVVLALIFVPLPIPLNNLLIGCNLGLSVLILLVSLYITDPLKLASFPTILLMTTIFRLGLNIASTRLILTQANAGGIIDKIAELVIGGSEVVGFILFIIITLVNFIVVAKGAERVSEVGARFTLDAMPGKQMSIDADLRAGVINMEQAMERRSILQREAQMYGAMDGAMKFVKGDAIAGIIITVINLIGGFLIGMLGRDLDALQSLHTYSRLTIGDGIGAQIPALMISLAAGVVVTRVGAGDKGETNLGRDIVGQMTAYPKPYIIGSVIFALMAAAMLEPAFLFVSIGLGAMAFFQTRGKKVETQEMADVPKEQVIKKAIEKHPDILPFIMPSPVSLEVGEAIIPWVDDSQDGGRFINELIPLLRHGLYYELGVNFPGIQVRGQNVDLEPESYVININEVPVAKGRIYRGCILVGEPLEQLSLFNIKGVETIHPVDGSIVTWIAEEHKETAVQAGFRMWDVSEYLILHLSYLLRKHAHEFLGLQEIQTLLNELEKSHPALIKELVPKVITVLQLSEIFQRLVQEEISIRDLKSIFSTLAQWAEVERNTLVLTEHIRGGLKRYITHRYAGHANTLAVYLLDPEIEDMVRNAIRSTEKGNYLALEPEYTQEIVEAVGKEIASHPFPPGARPPVILTTAEIRRYFRKIIELEFPQLAVLSYQELAENLRIQPIARIALMRQAA
- the hemG gene encoding protoporphyrinogen oxidase, giving the protein MIQIDNLVIGGGLAGTTIAVHLLNQGKEFCVLESASRLGGKIDTLLTPEACFEFGPNSFTNQTDDIFDLLEMLGMKEDLLEPSTAAHFRYILKKGKIIRLPAGPPEILSTQALSLRGKIRFLKEALYVPAKMKDEESIRDFFVRHFGLEVADSFADPFVSGIYAGDAAALSLPEAMPTMAEAEAKSSSLIRHLISQRKTAKAVPKSYELKQGLASLFQKAEEKLGKERLHLGEQVQEILPQGQTFQVLTDQNEYETKNLYLTTPAYVSAALLKKSLPDASQALSQIDYAPVVTVHLKVPKKENYPFEGFGILLPSMEKRRILGVLWNSSVFPSLFGDQENHYLTAYAGGVRRRDLVEAEESQIRAIVSEEIQDLFTLSSTPSILQLRKHSKAIPQYALGYGKILKTLQQALSQTPTLKLAGNFIGGISMPKTVTYAVGVTK
- the truA gene encoding tRNA pseudouridine(38-40) synthase TruA — protein: MKNYKLILQYHGAGFCGWQMQNDKISIQSELIRALEKIFRQKITVIASGRTDAGVHALGQVVSFRCEGGLTKDRLKAAINFYLGPEIIVSKIEEVDFDFHAQKDAKQKLYRYLILNQTLPHPLLIDATWHVPFKINWKLVQAGLKLLEGKKDFRAFQSVGTPVKSTVRTLFSAKLKKIKTPYEVSLYAIEWIADGFLKQMVRNMVGTLVDVGRGKISLDQLEEVLRSCDRKKAGPAAPAQGLYLVKVDYF